The proteins below are encoded in one region of Miscanthus floridulus cultivar M001 unplaced genomic scaffold, ASM1932011v1 fs_879_2_3, whole genome shotgun sequence:
- the LOC136533426 gene encoding rust resistance kinase Lr10-like produces the protein MSNAAIAIGTIIFVIIVAAIIVCAYRRAEACAGGVARSYAVVSDQQIRHATIEKFLLEIRHEKPFRFTSLQLAGFTGNYTTRLGAGGFGTVYKGVLPNGLPVAVKVFDRSLAQRSQEEQFMAEVGTIGRTYHVNLVRLFGFCFDNVVRALVYEYMDNGALDAYLLGGRGRGVGLPALRDIAVGVARGIRYLHEECQQKIVHYDIKPGNVLLDGALTPKVADFGLARLVNRADTHVSVSCVRGTPGFAAPEMWMLSGVTEKCDVYSFGMLLLEIVGRRRNFDEAAPESQQWFPTLAWTKFETGELVDLVACSSGEAGDAAAAPGDDDHELQRDKEIVERMCKVAFWCVQQQPEARPPMGAVVKMLEGEMSIAAPVNPFQHLMATPVTANPWMTMTSSANAVSATGISETSNEIVSL, from the exons ATGTCGAACGCTGCCATCG CGATTGGCACCATCATATTCGTCATTATCGTCGCCGCGATAATTGTCTGCGCCTACAGACGGGCCGAGGCATGCGCCGGCGGCGTCGCGAGGAGCTACGCGGTGGTGTCGGACCAGCAGATCCGGCACGCCACCATCGAGAAATTCCTCTTGGAGATCAGGCACGAGAAGCCCTTCAGGTTCACGTCGCTGCAGCTCGCCGGCTTCACGGGCAACTACACGACCCGGCTCGGCGCTGGCGGCTTCGGCACGGTGTACAAGGGCGTGCTCCCCAACGGCCTCCCCGTGGCGGTCAAGGTCTTCGACCGCAGCCTCGCCCAGAGGTCCCAGGAGGAGCAGTTCATGGCGGAGGTGGGAACCATCGGGCGCACGTACCACGTCAACCTCGTCAGGCTCTTCGGCTTCTGCTTTGACAACGTCGTGCGCGCGCTGGTGTACGAGTACATGGACAACGGCGCGCTCGACGCTTACCTCCTGGGCGGCCGGGGCCGCGGCGTCGGCCTCCCGGCGCTGCGCGACATCGCCGTCGGTGTCGCCAGGGGCATCCGGTACCTGCACGAGGAGTGCCAGCAGAAGATCGTGCACTACGACATCAAGCCCGGGAACGTGCTCCTCGACGGCGCGCTGACGCCCAAGGTCGCCGACTTCGGGCTCGCGCGGCTGGTGAACCGCGCGGACACGCACGTGTCCGTGTCCTGCGTGCGTGGCACCCCGGGATTCGCCGCGCCGGAGATGTGGATGCTGTCGGGCGTCACGGAAAAGtgcgacgtgtacagcttcggcaTGCTCCTGCTCGAGATCGTCGGGCGGCGGAGGAACTTCGACGAGGCGGCGCCCGAGAGCCAGCAGTGGTTCCCCACGCTGGCGTGGACCAAGTTCGAGACCGGCGAGCTCGTGGACCTCGTCGCGTGCAGCAGCGGCGAGGCTGGTGATGCGGCCGCCGCGCCGGGTGACGACGACCATGAGCTGCAACGCGATAAAGAGATAGTGGAGAGGATGTGCAAGGTTGCGTTCTGGTGCGTGCAGCAGCAGCCGGAAGCGAGGCCGCCCATGGGTGCGGTGGTGAAGATGCTAGAGGGCGAGATGAGCATCGCTGCTCCTGTGAATCCGTTCCAGCATCTAATGGCGACGCCGGTGACGGCGAACCCGTGGATGACGATGACGAGTAGCGCGAACGCGGTGTCAGCAACTGGCATTTCTGAGACTAGCAACGAGATCGTCTCGCTTTGA